One region of Corynebacterium capitovis DSM 44611 genomic DNA includes:
- a CDS encoding lysylphosphatidylglycerol synthase transmembrane domain-containing protein, with protein sequence MSLIKQQGRSWVRWLAPLIALCVALLLFREKLPFLGGAWRALLSAAPGPVLASVATALLAILAMASVMQVLMNAEGRIVGIGPCLALTLSSNAWSTTIPGGPAIAAWLTFRVHRSWGASPGLCGWFIVISGALSTVWLVVVGVASIVFLGAHLSVWSLLTSLAIALGSAGAVLWAALHPGPLRSLASRAPARFRGSLLKLVDQVAAIRPPAYTYVLAATGSLLNLLIDVVTLYLAVWAVTSSPPGLSPAPDHTTVAGVTLAYLMTKLAGTAQVTPGGLGTVEAAAAGTLVAAGMTLVDATAAALIYRLVSFALITTCGWVVYGVRYAGQGFLLGRPSYDS encoded by the coding sequence GTGAGTTTGATTAAGCAGCAAGGGCGCTCCTGGGTGAGGTGGCTCGCCCCGCTAATCGCCCTGTGCGTGGCTCTGCTCCTTTTTCGGGAGAAGCTGCCTTTCCTCGGGGGAGCCTGGCGCGCCCTGCTTTCGGCCGCGCCCGGCCCGGTTCTCGCGTCTGTGGCGACGGCGCTGTTGGCGATCCTAGCCATGGCCAGTGTCATGCAGGTGCTGATGAACGCAGAGGGGCGGATCGTCGGGATCGGGCCGTGCCTGGCCCTGACGCTGTCCTCGAATGCCTGGTCGACGACGATCCCTGGTGGTCCCGCGATCGCCGCGTGGCTCACCTTCCGCGTCCACAGGTCGTGGGGAGCCTCCCCCGGCCTATGCGGCTGGTTCATCGTCATCTCCGGTGCGCTGTCGACGGTGTGGCTCGTGGTAGTCGGGGTAGCGTCGATCGTGTTCTTGGGCGCCCACCTGTCCGTGTGGTCCCTCCTTACCTCGCTGGCCATCGCCCTTGGCTCCGCAGGGGCAGTGCTGTGGGCAGCCCTTCACCCGGGCCCGCTGCGCTCGCTGGCTTCCCGCGCCCCCGCGCGCTTCCGCGGCAGCCTGCTTAAGCTCGTCGACCAAGTAGCGGCCATCCGCCCGCCCGCGTACACCTACGTCCTAGCCGCGACAGGTTCGCTGCTGAACCTTCTCATTGACGTTGTCACACTCTATCTCGCGGTGTGGGCAGTTACGAGCAGCCCGCCCGGCTTGTCCCCCGCGCCCGACCACACAACGGTGGCGGGGGTCACCCTGGCCTACCTCATGACCAAGCTCGCCGGCACTGCTCAGGTCACCCCGGGAGGGCTCGGAACGGTCGAGGCCGCAGCAGCGGGCACGCTCGTCGCCGCGGGCATGACGCTTGTCGACGCCACCGCCGCCGCCCTCATCTACCGCCTTGTGTCCTTCGCGCTGATTACAACCTGCGGCTGGGTCGTCTACGGGGTGCGCTACGCAGGGCAGGGATTTCTTCTAGGGCGGCCCTCCTACGACAGTTAG
- a CDS encoding DUF3054 domain-containing protein has product MIKKSYAIAADFTAMAAFALLARAAHRSEELPFSLSGWVETFLPFAAGVALAWLVFRRDRGWLTWLITLVVGLVIWSLYRDKLPHWSFIVVASSMSALLMLGWRGVARVALSRR; this is encoded by the coding sequence ATGATCAAGAAAAGTTACGCCATCGCCGCCGACTTCACGGCGATGGCTGCCTTCGCCCTCCTCGCCCGCGCCGCGCACCGCTCCGAGGAGCTGCCCTTCAGCCTCTCGGGTTGGGTTGAGACCTTCCTCCCCTTCGCCGCGGGCGTCGCCCTCGCCTGGCTCGTCTTCCGGCGCGACCGCGGCTGGCTCACCTGGCTCATCACCCTCGTCGTCGGCTTGGTCATTTGGAGCTTGTACCGCGACAAGCTGCCCCACTGGTCCTTCATTGTCGTGGCGTCGTCAATGTCAGCGCTGCTCATGCTCGGGTGGCGCGGAGTAGCTCGGGTGGCGCTTTCCCGTCGCTAA
- a CDS encoding acyl-CoA carboxylase subunit beta, with amino-acid sequence MSTASKLADLRARLEKAQDPGSERARKRRDDAGQTTPRERINALLDEGTFVEIGALARTPGDPDAVYSDGVVTGYGRIDGRPVAIYAHDKTVYGGSVGVTFGRKVTEVMDMAIKIGCPVIGIQDSGGARIQDAVTSLAMYSEIARRQLPISGRSPQISIMLGKSAGGAVYAPVTTDFVVAVDGQSEMYVTGPNVIREVTGEDISSAELGGARIQEQSGNVQAVVATEEEAFEYVRDLLAHLPISTFDEAPVAWAPADEDLDDTELDAFMPDDTNAGYDMRDLLSQLGDDDELIEIQANYAENLICAFGRIDGKTVGFVANNPMHYAGCIDADAADKGARFIRTCDAYNIPLVFVVDTPGYLPGVEQERQGLIHRGAKFAFAVVEATVPKVSLIVRKAYGGAYAVMGSKNLSGDINLAWPTAQIAVMGSAAAVVMIQGKQLAAIEDPVQREAMKKMFMDFYDENMTSPYVAAERGYIDALIEPSRTRIALRRALRQLSTKSEQEIPKKHSIAPL; translated from the coding sequence ATGTCGACAGCCTCTAAGCTCGCTGATCTGCGCGCCCGGCTGGAAAAGGCTCAGGACCCGGGGTCGGAGCGCGCCCGCAAGCGCCGCGACGACGCCGGCCAGACCACCCCGCGCGAGCGCATCAACGCCCTCCTCGACGAAGGGACCTTCGTAGAGATTGGCGCCCTGGCCCGCACGCCGGGCGACCCGGATGCGGTCTATTCCGACGGAGTGGTCACCGGGTACGGGCGCATAGACGGCCGACCCGTGGCCATCTATGCCCACGACAAGACCGTCTACGGCGGTTCCGTGGGTGTCACGTTCGGACGCAAGGTGACCGAGGTGATGGACATGGCGATCAAGATCGGGTGCCCCGTCATCGGTATCCAGGACTCCGGCGGCGCCCGCATCCAGGACGCAGTGACCTCGCTGGCGATGTACTCGGAGATCGCGCGCCGCCAGCTGCCCATTTCGGGCCGCTCTCCGCAGATTTCCATCATGCTGGGCAAGTCCGCGGGTGGCGCGGTGTACGCGCCGGTGACCACCGACTTCGTTGTGGCCGTTGACGGCCAGAGCGAGATGTACGTGACTGGTCCGAACGTGATCCGCGAGGTGACGGGCGAGGACATCTCCTCCGCAGAGCTCGGGGGCGCGCGGATCCAGGAGCAGTCGGGCAACGTCCAAGCGGTAGTGGCGACGGAGGAGGAGGCGTTTGAGTACGTGCGCGATCTCCTCGCCCACCTGCCTATCTCGACGTTCGACGAGGCCCCCGTTGCGTGGGCACCTGCGGACGAGGACTTGGACGATACCGAGCTCGATGCGTTCATGCCCGATGACACCAATGCGGGTTACGACATGCGTGATCTTCTCTCCCAGCTCGGCGACGACGACGAGCTCATCGAGATCCAGGCCAACTACGCCGAGAACTTGATCTGCGCGTTTGGGCGCATCGACGGCAAGACGGTCGGGTTCGTAGCCAATAACCCGATGCACTACGCGGGGTGTATTGACGCCGATGCCGCCGACAAGGGCGCCCGCTTCATCCGAACCTGCGACGCTTACAACATCCCGCTTGTCTTCGTCGTGGACACGCCCGGCTACCTTCCGGGCGTCGAACAGGAGCGCCAGGGCTTAATCCACCGCGGCGCGAAGTTCGCCTTCGCGGTGGTGGAGGCCACCGTGCCGAAGGTCTCCCTCATCGTCCGCAAGGCCTATGGCGGTGCGTACGCCGTGATGGGTTCGAAGAACCTCTCCGGGGATATCAACCTGGCCTGGCCGACGGCCCAGATCGCCGTGATGGGCTCGGCCGCGGCCGTGGTGATGATCCAGGGCAAGCAGCTCGCCGCGATCGAGGACCCGGTTCAGCGCGAGGCGATGAAGAAGATGTTTATGGACTTCTACGACGAGAACATGACCTCGCCGTATGTTGCGGCTGAGCGGGGTTACATCGACGCGCTCATCGAGCCATCGCGCACCCGCATCGCTTTACGACGTGCCCTGCGCCAGCTGTCCACCAAGAGCGAGCAGGAGATTCCGAAGAAGCACAGCATCGCGCCGTTGTAA
- a CDS encoding type I polyketide synthase, with the protein MNENELSEWLRKWVADTTGVEIGEVDPAKPLELFGLSSRDAVVLSGELESLLGRRIDPSVAYQYPTIEAIASALTAPEPGPRAVWRRHASASPATHDIAIIGSAGRFPGAKNNDEFWQLLIDGTVAIGPLPPGRWSEYDGDDVIRERLSRTNVDGGYLADIESFDNEFFGLSPLEAVNMDPQQRIMLELAWEALENAHIPANSLRGESVGVFVGSSNNDYGMLLAGDPSQAHPYALTGAASSIIPNRISYAFDFRGPSLSVDTACSASLVSVHHAVRALRDGEADVALAGGVNVMASPFGSLMFAELGVISPTSKIHAFSNDADGIVRSEAAGLLVLKRVEDAMADGDTILAVIKGSATNSDGHSNGLTAPNPDAQIDVLERAYADADVDPTQVDLVEAHGTGTLLGDPIEANALGAVLGAGRDNATPLLLGSAKSTVGHSESAAGVVGVIKVLEALKHDTIPASANYVAPNEHVDFDAAHVEVVDDPREWPRYSGRRIAGVSGFGFGGTNAHLVLADFDASEYDAAPAPTPGELTGGSAVALPVSGHVPSRRRAAAETLASFLRGRPDSDLVPVARSLAKHNHGRSTAVVLAENVEQAVARLERVAEGKVAPGIAVADAPDARGPVFVYSGFGSQHRLMAKELLRVSPLFASRMEELDQYVQFEAGWSMLDLIRDDEQTYDTQTGQVTITAIQIAQTDLLASLGITPAATMGMSMGEMGAAYGAGGISARDAIMIACHRARLMSEGEEFVAGTDAEGAMAVVELGREELADFIAEHPEAQGAEPAVYSGPGMTTIGGPAAAVDIIVAELEKQEKFARKLNVRGAGHTSMLDPIMGELGAELAGLEPQPLRVPLFSSVDRGVVYQPGQIVHNADYFLRMTRQPVYFQDATEAAFATGHTTMVEITPNPVALMGVMNTAFALGKPDAQLLFTTKRKVDEVESLVDLAAKLYVRGTQVDFTGFYGPGKVIEAPSTPFKRSRLWTDARPSSAPTALLGSKVSLPDGTVAYSARADQVFSPHQVLEAVASDVAPGSRVVATQEHASLPADGEITVVAATSLGGASITVYAGRELLVEGFATALELDGPSQAEREEQDEKDSPAPLLAGALDEQDKASRWDPETETVEQRLRAIVSDSMGYDVADLPDELPLLDLGLDSLMGMRIKNRVENDFQIPPLQVQAIRDASVAEVIRIVEDAVAGREDAPQPLPYNSETRDPAAAATPSRGVGVAPRDAAERVVFGTWAKYAGAAAAGVTSPLDSITPEQAEGIATHLQERSGVDISAQDVLNAETLEPLANLVREGLETPVDGNIRVFRERQEGVDKPSVFVFHPAGGSSSVYQPLARRLADDVPVYGVERLEGSLEERARAYVDDIERLSAGRPVVLAGWSFGGALAYEVARLLGDGKVAFIALLDTTRPSHPAPDTPEETRRRWERYEAFAKDTYGLDFPVPYDLLESAGEDAVLSVLAEFLATTDASEHGLAAGVLEHQRASFVDNRILNNLDFARWVDVHAPVLLFRSERMHDGAIILEPAYADIDEDGGWGAIVDDLEIVHLPGDHLAVVDEPAVGIVGTRMNEWIDNVDSL; encoded by the coding sequence ATGAATGAAAACGAGCTAAGCGAATGGCTGAGGAAATGGGTGGCCGACACGACCGGTGTGGAAATCGGCGAGGTCGACCCGGCGAAGCCGCTCGAATTGTTCGGCTTGTCTTCCCGCGACGCAGTCGTCCTCTCCGGCGAGCTGGAGAGCCTCCTCGGACGTCGCATCGACCCGTCCGTTGCCTACCAATACCCCACGATTGAGGCCATTGCGTCTGCGCTGACGGCCCCGGAGCCCGGGCCGAGGGCGGTGTGGCGTCGACACGCATCTGCGTCCCCTGCAACTCATGACATCGCAATCATCGGTTCTGCCGGCCGCTTTCCTGGGGCGAAGAACAACGATGAATTTTGGCAATTGCTTATCGACGGCACCGTGGCCATCGGCCCCCTGCCCCCCGGTCGCTGGTCCGAATACGACGGTGACGACGTAATCCGGGAGCGACTGTCTCGGACCAACGTCGACGGCGGGTACCTCGCCGACATCGAGTCTTTCGATAACGAGTTTTTCGGTCTGTCGCCGCTTGAAGCGGTTAATATGGACCCGCAGCAGCGCATCATGCTGGAGCTGGCGTGGGAGGCGCTGGAAAACGCGCACATTCCCGCTAACTCGCTGCGCGGGGAGTCGGTGGGCGTGTTCGTCGGCTCCTCGAACAACGACTACGGCATGCTGCTGGCGGGCGACCCCTCGCAGGCCCACCCCTACGCATTAACGGGGGCGGCCAGCTCGATTATCCCGAACCGCATCTCCTATGCGTTCGACTTCCGCGGCCCCTCGCTGAGCGTCGACACCGCCTGCTCTGCGTCGCTCGTATCCGTACACCACGCCGTGCGTGCCCTGCGCGACGGTGAAGCTGACGTTGCCCTCGCCGGCGGTGTGAACGTCATGGCCAGCCCCTTTGGCTCGCTCATGTTCGCGGAGCTGGGGGTCATTTCGCCCACGAGCAAGATCCACGCGTTCTCGAACGACGCCGATGGCATTGTGCGCTCCGAAGCCGCCGGTCTCCTCGTACTGAAGCGGGTGGAAGATGCGATGGCGGATGGGGACACCATTCTTGCCGTTATCAAGGGGTCCGCGACCAACTCGGACGGCCATTCCAATGGCCTCACCGCGCCGAACCCGGATGCGCAGATTGATGTGCTGGAGCGGGCCTACGCCGACGCCGACGTTGACCCGACGCAGGTCGACCTCGTCGAAGCCCACGGCACGGGCACGCTGCTGGGCGACCCGATTGAGGCCAACGCCCTCGGAGCGGTGCTCGGGGCGGGACGAGACAATGCCACCCCGCTGTTGCTCGGCTCGGCGAAGTCCACCGTGGGGCACTCTGAATCCGCGGCGGGCGTGGTCGGGGTGATCAAGGTGCTCGAGGCGCTCAAGCACGACACGATCCCCGCCTCCGCAAACTACGTCGCGCCAAACGAGCACGTTGACTTCGACGCCGCCCACGTCGAGGTTGTGGACGATCCCCGCGAATGGCCGCGTTATTCGGGCCGTCGCATCGCGGGCGTGTCCGGGTTCGGCTTCGGCGGAACAAACGCGCACCTCGTCCTAGCGGATTTCGACGCATCCGAATACGACGCCGCGCCGGCCCCTACTCCCGGGGAGTTGACGGGCGGCTCCGCCGTTGCGCTGCCGGTATCGGGCCACGTGCCCTCCCGCCGGCGTGCCGCGGCCGAAACGCTCGCCTCCTTCCTCCGTGGCCGTCCCGATTCCGATCTCGTGCCGGTTGCCCGCTCGCTGGCTAAGCACAACCACGGCCGCTCCACCGCCGTGGTCCTAGCGGAGAACGTCGAACAGGCGGTCGCTCGCTTGGAACGCGTCGCCGAGGGCAAGGTGGCCCCCGGCATCGCTGTGGCTGATGCGCCCGACGCCCGCGGGCCGGTGTTCGTCTACTCCGGTTTTGGCTCCCAACACCGCCTCATGGCGAAGGAGCTCCTCCGCGTTTCCCCACTCTTCGCCAGCCGGATGGAAGAGCTCGACCAGTACGTCCAGTTCGAGGCCGGGTGGTCGATGCTCGACCTCATCCGCGACGACGAGCAAACGTACGACACCCAGACGGGGCAGGTCACCATCACCGCGATCCAGATCGCGCAGACGGACCTTCTTGCATCGCTGGGCATCACGCCCGCCGCCACGATGGGAATGTCGATGGGGGAGATGGGCGCGGCCTACGGCGCCGGCGGGATCAGCGCACGCGATGCGATCATGATCGCCTGCCACCGTGCCCGCCTGATGAGCGAGGGGGAAGAGTTCGTCGCCGGCACTGACGCTGAGGGTGCGATGGCGGTTGTGGAGCTGGGCCGAGAGGAGCTCGCTGACTTCATCGCCGAGCATCCGGAGGCGCAGGGTGCGGAGCCGGCCGTCTATTCAGGCCCGGGAATGACCACCATCGGCGGCCCCGCCGCGGCGGTCGACATCATCGTGGCCGAGCTGGAAAAGCAGGAAAAGTTTGCCCGCAAGCTCAACGTTCGCGGGGCGGGTCACACGAGCATGCTCGACCCGATCATGGGCGAACTCGGTGCGGAACTCGCTGGCCTCGAACCGCAGCCATTGCGCGTCCCCCTGTTCAGCTCGGTCGACCGGGGGGTGGTCTACCAGCCGGGGCAGATCGTCCATAACGCCGACTACTTCCTGCGCATGACCCGCCAGCCCGTCTACTTCCAAGACGCCACCGAAGCGGCGTTCGCCACGGGGCACACCACCATGGTGGAGATCACCCCGAACCCGGTCGCGCTGATGGGGGTGATGAACACGGCGTTCGCCCTGGGCAAGCCCGACGCGCAGCTCCTCTTCACCACGAAGCGCAAGGTTGACGAGGTCGAGTCACTGGTGGACCTCGCCGCCAAGCTGTACGTCCGTGGCACGCAGGTCGATTTCACCGGCTTCTACGGGCCCGGGAAGGTCATCGAAGCTCCGTCCACCCCGTTCAAGCGCTCGAGATTGTGGACGGACGCGCGCCCGTCGTCGGCGCCCACTGCTTTGCTGGGCTCGAAGGTGTCGCTGCCCGACGGTACCGTCGCCTACTCGGCACGCGCGGACCAGGTTTTCAGCCCGCACCAAGTGCTGGAGGCCGTGGCCTCGGATGTCGCGCCGGGCTCCCGGGTCGTCGCAACGCAGGAACACGCAAGCCTGCCCGCCGACGGTGAGATCACGGTCGTTGCTGCGACCTCGCTCGGCGGCGCATCCATCACGGTGTATGCGGGCCGCGAACTCCTCGTCGAAGGCTTTGCTACCGCGCTCGAGCTGGACGGGCCGAGCCAGGCTGAGCGGGAAGAGCAGGATGAGAAAGACTCCCCAGCTCCGCTTCTCGCCGGTGCCCTCGATGAGCAGGACAAGGCCTCACGCTGGGACCCCGAGACCGAGACCGTGGAGCAGCGCCTCCGCGCGATCGTCTCCGATTCGATGGGCTACGACGTCGCGGACCTGCCCGATGAGCTGCCGCTTCTCGACCTCGGCCTCGATTCTCTGATGGGGATGCGGATTAAAAACCGCGTGGAGAACGACTTCCAGATCCCCCCGCTTCAGGTCCAGGCAATTCGCGACGCCTCTGTGGCCGAGGTCATCCGCATCGTCGAGGATGCCGTCGCCGGACGCGAGGATGCGCCGCAGCCGCTGCCCTACAATTCGGAGACGAGGGACCCGGCTGCCGCTGCGACACCGTCACGTGGTGTGGGCGTTGCCCCCCGCGACGCGGCGGAGCGGGTGGTGTTTGGCACGTGGGCCAAATACGCCGGCGCCGCTGCTGCGGGTGTGACCTCTCCGCTTGACAGCATCACGCCGGAACAGGCGGAGGGCATCGCCACCCACCTGCAGGAACGCTCTGGCGTCGATATCTCCGCGCAGGACGTGTTAAACGCCGAGACGCTGGAACCCCTGGCCAATCTGGTCCGCGAGGGGCTGGAGACGCCCGTTGATGGCAACATTCGCGTGTTCCGGGAGCGGCAAGAGGGCGTCGACAAGCCGAGTGTCTTTGTCTTCCACCCTGCTGGCGGGTCGAGCTCCGTCTACCAGCCGCTCGCGCGGCGCTTGGCGGACGACGTGCCTGTGTACGGTGTCGAGCGACTCGAGGGGAGCCTGGAGGAGAGGGCGCGCGCGTACGTCGATGACATCGAGCGGTTGTCTGCCGGACGCCCCGTTGTTCTTGCCGGTTGGTCCTTTGGCGGCGCGTTGGCCTACGAAGTCGCGCGGTTGCTCGGTGATGGCAAGGTGGCGTTCATCGCCCTGCTGGACACCACTCGGCCGTCCCATCCTGCCCCCGACACGCCGGAGGAGACGAGGCGGCGGTGGGAGCGCTACGAGGCGTTTGCGAAGGACACGTACGGGCTCGACTTCCCGGTGCCCTACGACCTGCTGGAATCTGCGGGTGAGGACGCCGTCTTGAGTGTGCTCGCGGAGTTCCTCGCCACCACTGACGCCTCCGAGCACGGCCTGGCCGCGGGTGTGCTTGAGCACCAGCGCGCGTCGTTTGTGGACAACCGGATCCTGAACAATCTGGATTTCGCGCGGTGGGTGGACGTCCATGCGCCCGTGCTGCTCTTCCGTTCCGAGCGGATGCATGACGGCGCCATCATCCTCGAGCCCGCGTACGCGGACATTGACGAGGACGGCGGCTGGGGCGCTATCGTGGACGATTTGGAGATCGTTCACCTGCCGGGGGATCACCTCGCGGTGGTGGACGAGCCTGCGGTGGGGATCGTGGGTACTCGGATGAACGAATGGATTGACAATGTCGACAGCCTCTAA
- a CDS encoding FadD32-like long-chain-fatty-acid--AMP ligase — MDLNVIIQRFIDDDGNIALPHNFTIPALAEMLHFMGAQMGQLDETNIRYWDYSSSAEGEQVVYTRREVNTRVKAVAARLMQVGQPGDRVAVLAPNSPEYLFSFMGAMYAGQVPIPLYDPNEPGHGDHLRAVMGDSGATTVLTNKAGAPAVRSFFADLPSSQRPRIIAVDSLPDSLADSWVPLETPEGTDTANETAFLQYTSGSTRMPAGVVLTNESVVTNVIQIYTAAQLEYPLRGALWLPLHHDMGIIVAMLLVVIGNEIELMAPRDFVQQPKRYVKQLSRRADDPDDIHVYSVMPNFALDLAARYANITDEDNIDLSAVEGLIIGSESVTKTGVDTFVEVLGPYGFRREAIRPGYGLAEATLIVALEQSPERPKFTAFDREELAQGRAVESENGLPVAAVGQPVRWMDFAVVDPETKNEVPDGVVGELWVHGANVARGYLDREEETRESFANTIGQTIQEGLPKDNWLATGDLGAYVNGHVYITGRVKDLVVVAGRNHYPQDIEATVQDATAHVRPDSVAAFAVPGEDVERLIIFAERADGMPEDGDKAAEDAIRAAVTNTHGVAPHVIEFYPHGGVARSSSGKIARRVNMKNFLERDNR, encoded by the coding sequence ATGGATCTCAACGTCATTATCCAGCGCTTCATCGACGACGACGGCAACATCGCGCTGCCCCACAACTTCACCATTCCGGCACTCGCCGAAATGCTGCACTTCATGGGCGCCCAGATGGGACAGCTGGATGAGACGAACATCCGCTACTGGGACTACTCTTCCAGCGCAGAGGGTGAGCAGGTCGTCTACACGCGCAGGGAGGTCAACACGCGCGTTAAGGCAGTCGCGGCCCGCTTGATGCAGGTCGGGCAGCCGGGCGACCGCGTGGCCGTCCTCGCCCCGAACTCTCCCGAGTACCTGTTTTCCTTCATGGGTGCAATGTATGCCGGCCAGGTGCCCATCCCGTTGTACGACCCGAATGAGCCGGGCCACGGAGACCACCTCCGTGCCGTCATGGGGGACTCCGGCGCGACGACCGTCCTGACCAATAAGGCCGGGGCGCCCGCGGTGCGGAGTTTCTTCGCCGACCTGCCATCATCCCAGCGGCCCCGCATCATCGCCGTGGACTCCCTGCCGGATTCTCTCGCCGATTCCTGGGTCCCCCTGGAAACCCCGGAGGGCACGGATACGGCAAACGAAACCGCGTTCCTGCAATACACCTCGGGTTCGACGCGCATGCCGGCTGGCGTGGTGCTGACCAACGAATCCGTCGTGACAAACGTCATCCAGATATACACCGCGGCGCAGCTGGAGTACCCGCTGCGAGGTGCGCTGTGGCTGCCGCTGCACCACGACATGGGCATCATCGTAGCGATGCTGTTGGTGGTCATCGGCAACGAGATTGAATTGATGGCGCCGCGCGACTTCGTCCAGCAGCCGAAGCGGTACGTCAAGCAATTGTCCCGTCGCGCCGACGACCCAGACGACATCCACGTCTACTCCGTGATGCCGAACTTCGCGCTGGATCTAGCGGCCCGCTACGCCAACATCACGGACGAGGACAACATCGACCTCTCCGCCGTCGAGGGACTTATCATCGGCTCGGAGTCGGTGACGAAGACCGGCGTGGACACCTTTGTTGAGGTCTTAGGCCCTTACGGTTTCCGCCGCGAGGCCATCCGCCCCGGTTACGGTCTCGCCGAGGCCACCCTCATCGTGGCGCTGGAGCAATCCCCCGAGCGCCCCAAGTTCACGGCATTCGACCGCGAGGAGCTGGCGCAGGGGCGCGCCGTCGAGTCCGAGAACGGCCTCCCCGTGGCGGCTGTCGGCCAGCCGGTCCGATGGATGGACTTTGCGGTGGTGGACCCAGAGACCAAAAACGAGGTTCCGGACGGGGTAGTCGGCGAGCTGTGGGTTCACGGTGCCAACGTCGCCAGGGGTTACCTCGACCGGGAGGAAGAAACGCGCGAGTCCTTCGCGAACACGATCGGGCAGACGATTCAGGAGGGCTTGCCCAAGGACAACTGGCTGGCCACCGGTGACCTGGGGGCGTACGTCAACGGGCACGTGTACATCACCGGAAGGGTGAAAGACCTCGTCGTCGTCGCCGGGCGCAACCACTACCCGCAGGACATCGAGGCCACGGTGCAGGATGCGACAGCTCACGTCCGCCCCGATTCCGTGGCGGCCTTCGCTGTCCCCGGGGAGGACGTGGAGCGGCTCATCATCTTCGCCGAGCGCGCTGACGGGATGCCGGAGGACGGGGACAAGGCCGCGGAGGACGCGATCCGCGCAGCCGTCACCAACACCCACGGCGTGGCGCCGCACGTCATCGAGTTCTACCCGCATGGCGGCGTTGCGCGGTCCTCCTCGGGCAAGATCGCCCGCCGCGTGAACATGAAGAACTTCCTCGAACGCGACAACCGCTAA
- a CDS encoding cutinase family protein: MRKSLLVGAVIVIIAVIGVGIAQWQRGQAPLPGGEPPISLPSEILPPSEPDWCPAVEVVSIPGTWESAANDDPFNPQANPLSFMLSITGPLQQQYPIDRVRVWTTPYTAQFRNIQTKAGRAEMTYDDSRAEGLARANAELKYVADTCKSTKFIVAGFSQGAVIAGDIANQIGTRQNAVTPERLLGAVIIADGRRETGVGINPGVAVAGVGAEIALQPLNGVVQAVTPGATMTGARPGGFGEVADRAYEICAPNDSVCDAPQDVGTLVARAGDLLLANGNHAQYATNPGVIEGTTASDWTVQWARSVIEAR; this comes from the coding sequence ATGCGCAAGTCGCTTCTGGTAGGCGCAGTCATCGTCATCATCGCTGTCATCGGCGTCGGTATCGCCCAGTGGCAGCGGGGGCAGGCCCCTTTGCCGGGTGGTGAACCGCCCATCTCGCTGCCGTCGGAAATTCTGCCTCCGAGCGAACCGGACTGGTGCCCGGCCGTCGAGGTCGTCTCCATTCCCGGGACGTGGGAGTCGGCGGCCAACGATGACCCGTTTAACCCGCAGGCGAACCCGTTGTCTTTCATGCTCTCGATCACGGGCCCGCTACAGCAGCAGTACCCGATCGACCGCGTGCGGGTCTGGACGACCCCGTACACGGCCCAATTCCGCAACATCCAGACCAAAGCCGGCCGCGCTGAGATGACCTATGACGATTCGCGCGCCGAGGGTCTGGCTCGCGCGAATGCCGAGCTGAAGTACGTGGCAGACACCTGCAAGAGCACGAAGTTCATTGTCGCGGGATTCTCGCAGGGTGCTGTGATCGCAGGCGACATCGCGAACCAGATCGGCACCCGCCAGAACGCGGTGACACCGGAGCGCCTGCTCGGGGCTGTCATCATTGCCGACGGCCGCCGTGAGACCGGCGTGGGCATCAACCCCGGGGTGGCGGTCGCGGGCGTGGGCGCGGAAATCGCGTTGCAGCCCCTCAACGGCGTTGTTCAGGCCGTCACGCCGGGTGCGACGATGACGGGTGCTCGGCCGGGTGGGTTCGGAGAGGTGGCGGACCGCGCGTACGAGATCTGTGCGCCGAACGATTCCGTCTGCGATGCCCCCCAGGATGTCGGTACCCTCGTGGCGCGTGCCGGTGACCTCCTCCTGGCCAACGGAAACCATGCCCAGTACGCAACAAATCCGGGTGTCATTGAGGGGACAACTGCCAGCGACTGGACAGTGCAATGGGCGCGCAGCGTCATCGAGGCCCGATAG